A region of Streptomyces sp. R44 DNA encodes the following proteins:
- the tuf gene encoding elongation factor Tu, whose amino-acid sequence MAKAKFERTKPHVNIGTIGHIDHGKTTLTAAITKVLHDAYPDLNEASAFDQIDKAPEERQRGITISIAHVEYQTESRHYAHVDCPGHADYIKNMITGAAQMDGAILVVAATDGPMPQTKEHVLLARQVGVPYIVVALNKADMVDDEEILELVELEVRELLSEYEFPGDDLPVVRVSALKALEGDKEWGEKLLGLMHAVDESIPQPERDVDKPFLMPIEDVFTITGRGTVVTGRIERGVLKVNETVDIIGIKTEKTTTTVTGIEMFRKLLDEGQAGENVGLLLRGIKREDVERGQVIIKPGSVTPHTNFEAQAYILSKDEGGRHTPFFNNYRPQFYFRTTDVTGVVTLPEGTEMVMPGDNTAMSVELIQPVAMEEGLKFAIREGGRTVGAGQVVKITA is encoded by the coding sequence GTGGCGAAGGCGAAGTTCGAGCGGACTAAGCCGCACGTCAACATCGGCACCATCGGTCACATCGACCACGGTAAGACGACCCTCACGGCCGCCATTACCAAGGTGCTGCACGACGCGTACCCGGACCTGAACGAGGCCTCGGCCTTCGACCAGATCGACAAGGCTCCCGAGGAGCGCCAGCGCGGTATCACCATCTCGATCGCGCACGTCGAGTACCAGACGGAGTCGCGTCACTACGCGCACGTCGACTGCCCCGGTCACGCTGACTACATCAAGAACATGATCACGGGTGCCGCGCAGATGGACGGCGCCATCCTCGTGGTCGCCGCCACCGACGGCCCGATGCCGCAGACCAAGGAGCACGTCCTCCTTGCTCGCCAGGTCGGCGTTCCGTACATCGTCGTCGCCCTGAACAAGGCCGACATGGTGGACGACGAGGAGATCCTGGAGCTCGTCGAGCTCGAGGTCCGTGAGCTCCTCTCCGAGTACGAGTTCCCGGGCGACGACCTGCCGGTCGTCCGTGTCTCGGCGCTCAAGGCGCTCGAGGGCGACAAGGAGTGGGGCGAGAAGCTTCTCGGCCTCATGCACGCCGTCGACGAGTCGATCCCGCAGCCCGAGCGTGACGTCGACAAGCCGTTCCTGATGCCGATCGAGGACGTCTTCACGATCACCGGTCGTGGCACCGTCGTCACCGGTCGTATCGAGCGTGGTGTCCTCAAGGTCAACGAGACCGTCGACATCATCGGCATCAAGACCGAGAAGACCACCACCACGGTCACCGGCATCGAGATGTTCCGCAAGCTGCTCGACGAGGGCCAGGCCGGTGAGAACGTCGGTCTGCTCCTCCGTGGCATCAAGCGCGAGGACGTCGAGCGCGGCCAGGTCATCATCAAGCCGGGTTCGGTCACGCCGCACACGAACTTCGAGGCCCAGGCCTACATCCTGTCGAAGGACGAGGGTGGCCGTCACACCCCGTTCTTCAACAACTACCGCCCGCAGTTCTACTTCCGTACCACGGACGTGACCGGCGTCGTGACCCTCCCCGAGGGCACCGAGATGGTCATGCCGGGCGACAACACCGCCATGTCCGTCGAGCTGATCCAGCCCGTCGCCATGGAGGAGGGCCTCAAGTTCGCCATCCGTGAGGGTGGCCGGACCGTCGGCGCCGGCCAGGTCGTCAAGATCACTGCCTGA